A genome region from Musa acuminata AAA Group cultivar baxijiao chromosome BXJ3-5, Cavendish_Baxijiao_AAA, whole genome shotgun sequence includes the following:
- the LOC135637549 gene encoding probable protein S-acyltransferase 16, giving the protein MRGYVTLPIVIVLAAIVYIYCTTVFVVIDGWLGLSTAAGIANAGALTALTLMAVVTYGMAVFKDPGRVPASFAPDIEDPESPIHEIKRKGGDLRYCQKCSHYKPPRAHHCRICKRCVLRMDHHCVWINNCVGHENYKIFFVFVLFGVSACIHSMVLLISSASHALQKDQQQNGESFNKSYILCGTLLCPLTVALSILLGWHIYLILHNKTTIEYHEGVRAMWLAEKVGNVYRHPYDIGFYENLVSVLGPNFFCWFCPVSTNVGSGLRFRTAYDIPTSRSPI; this is encoded by the exons ATGCGCGGTTACGTGACGCTGCCGATTGTGATCGTGCTCGCGGCGATCGTGTACATCTACTGCACCACCGTGTTCGTGGTGATCGACGGGTGGCTCGGGCTGTCCACGGCGGCCGGGATCGCTAACGCCGGCGCGCTCACGGCGCTTACCCTGATGGCGGTGGTCACCTATGGGATGGCCGTCTTCAAGGACCCTGGTCGCGTCCCGGCCTCCTTCGCACCCGATATCGAGGACCCCGAGAGTCCCATCCACGAGATCAAAAGGAAG GGCGGCGATTTGAGATACTGCCAGAAGTGTTCACATTATAAGCCCCCACGTGCGCATCATTGTCGAATTTGTAAAAGATGTGTTTTAAGAATG GATCACCACTGTGTCTGGATAAACAACTGTGTAGGGCATGAAAATTATAAGATCTTCTTTGTTTTTGTGCTGTTTGGTGTGTCTGCCTGTATCCATTCGATG GTTCTTCTTATTTCTAGTGCTTCTCATGCTCTTCAAAAAGATCAACAGCAGAATGGTGAATCTTTCAATAAATCTTAT ATCCTTTGTGGGACTCTGCTGTGTCCTTTAACTGTCGCATTAAGCATCCTTTTGGGTTGGCACATTTACCTTATCCTGCATAACAAGACCACAATCGAG TACCATGAAGGGGTAAGAGCGATGTGGCTTGCAGAAAAAGTAGGAAATGTTTATCGACATCCATATGACATTGGTTTCTACGAAAATCTAGTCTCG GTGCTGGGACCAAACTTCTTCTGTTGGTTCTGTCCAGTATCAACGAATGTAGGTTCTGGTCTCCGGTTCCGGACTGCATATGACATTCCGACATCCAGATCACCAATTTGA
- the LOC135638063 gene encoding xyloglucan galactosyltransferase KATAMARI1 homolog, whose amino-acid sequence MGGCPSCPNPSYNSSVNYGVYILSDSEYLKASSPLPPKKICCTHVFGEPSSAISARSSVRRRCSVLQSTMATLGNRRNGGNARKRLWCAIPVSCAVLIIISFTFIFNLGYKHRAVTPEVMITPMASPSMGSPPRPPVVDRCSGRYIYVHDLPGRFNSDMISSCRTLSKWTDMCPFVSNAGLGPRLNNAEGVFYGAEWYATNQFALELIFHNRMKQYECLTTNSSLASAIFVPFYAGLDIGRYLWGYNTSVRDATSRDLIRWLKSRPEWSTMGGRDHFMVAGRITWDFRRLTDDEVDWGSKLLVIPEGKNMTVLVIESSPWHKNDFGIPYPTYFHPSKDSEVQQWQERMRRIRRPWLFSFAGAPRPNITDSIRNEIIGQCRQSRRCKLLECDNGRSKCHSPSSVMGMFQRSIFCLQPQGDSYTRRSTFDAMVAGCVPVFFHPGSAYAQYVWHLPRNHSEYSVLISEDEVRDGKVRIEEVLERFGKKDVMAMREEVIRMIPRLVYADPRTRLETTNDAFDVTVEGVIQRVKDIKGGRIPDFSEQESWKYALTGRGGEHEWDHFFNRTTQ is encoded by the coding sequence ATGGGAGGCTGCCCTTCTTGTCCAAACCCAAGTTACAATAGTTCAGTGAATTACGGAGTCTATATATTGTCCGATTCTGAGTATCTGAAAGCGTCATCCCCCCTTCCTCCGAAGAAGATTTGCTGCACGCACGTATTTGGTGAGCCTTCCTCGGCGATCAGCGCACGATCCTCTGTGAGGAGACGCTGCTCGGTCCTACAGTCGACCATGGCAACACTCGGCAACAGACGCAACGGAGGCAACGCCAGGAAACGCTTGTGGTGCGCCATCCCCGTTTCTTGCGCCGTATTGATCATCATTTCTTTTACCTTCATATTCAATCTCGGGTATAAGCATCGCGCAGTAACGCCGGAGGTGATGATAACGCCCATGGCTTCCCCGTCCATGGGCTCGCCGCCGCGGCCGCCGGTCGTCGATCGATGCTCTGGGCGATACATCTACGTCCACGACCTGCCGGGACGGTTCAACTCCGACATGATCAGCAGCTGCCGCACGCTTAGCAAGTGGACCGACATGTGCCCCTTCGTGTCAAACGCCGGGCTGGGTCCCCGGCTCAACAACGCCGAAGGGGTCTTCTACGGCGCCGAGTGGTACGCCACCAACCAGTTCGCTCTTGAGCTCATCTTCCACAACCGAATGAAGCAGTACGAGTGCCTGACCACCAACTCCTCCCTGGCCTCGGCCATCTTCGTCCCCTTCTACGCCGGCCTCGACATCGGCCGCTACCTGTGGGGTTACAACACTTCGGTGCGTGACGCCACATCGAGGGACCTGATCAGGTGGCTGAAGTCGAGGCCCGAGTGGTCGACGATGGGCGGAAGGGACCATTTCATGGTGGCGGGGAGGATCACATGGGACTTCAGAAGGTTGACGGACGACGAAGTCGACTGGGGAAGCAAGCTGTTGGTGATTCCAGAGGGCAAGAACATGACCGTGCTAGTCATCGAATCCAGTCCTTGGCACAAAAACGATTTCGGAATACCGTATCCCACCTATTTCCACCCTTCCAAAGACAGCGAGGTGCAGCAATGGCAAGAGAGGATGAGGAGGATCAGAAGGCCTTGGCTGTTCTCCTTCGCGGGCGCCCCACGGCCGAACATAACAGATTCGATTCGCAACGAGATCATCGGCCAGTGCCGGCAGTCTCGGCGGTGCAAGTTGTTGGAGTGCGACAACGGGCGGAGCAAGTGCCACTCGCCGAGCAGCGTCATGGGGATGTTCCAGCGATCGATCTTCTGCCTGCAGCCGCAAGGGGACTCCTACACGAGGAGGTCGACGTTCGATGCGATGGTCGCAGGGTGCGTGCCGGTGTTCTTCCACCCGGGGTCGGCTTACGCGCAGTACGTGTGGCACCTGCCGAGGAACCACAGCGAGTACTCGGTGTTGATATCGGAGGATGAGGTGCGAGATGGGAAGGTGAGGATAGAGGAGGTGTTGGAGAGATTTGGGAAGAAGGATGTGATGGCTATGAGAGAAGAGGTGATAAGGATGATACCGAGGTTGGTTTACGCAGATCCCAGGACCAGACTGGAGACGACGAACGATGCCTTCGATGTGACCGTGGAGGGAGTGATTCAGAGGGTGAAGGATATAAAGGGCGGAAGAATTCCAGATTTCAGCGAACAGGAGAGTTGGAAGTACGCACTGACGGGAAGAGGGGGAGAACACGAGTGGGATCATTTCTTCAACAGAACAACTCAGTAA